tcattcaggtaagttaaaggttatattgttatattatttacaactatgtaggaatatgaaacacaagcttgtttttgttgttgattagggctgcGAACGCGAAGGTTgctgagaggggtggacgcctgaggccgccaggagggtggggaggtcgaatgttgtgacggccagggcggacagctgggagcgtagtgcagtgcggtggagTAGAAGCGCAgcagcaggaaatgcaataggaaagggcaatagggatcagcagacaggcgcagatggtgcaagtgagtggcggataaccactagtgacgcctggcagccaacaataacaataaatcccgcgctttacgacttataaattttcaacttttttaatcttaaattgccttatagtggactgatgtaactatgagtttgacgtaactcgagaccgacgtaaccgggaccttactgtatatatatatatatatatatatatatatatatatatatatatatatatatatatatatatatatatatatatatatatatatatatatatatatatatatatatatatatatatatatatatatatatatatatatatatttatatatatatatatatttatatatatatatatatatatatatatatatatatatatatatatatatatatatatattcagtaagAGCATGCTAGATAACTGCTATGTGTTGGATAgttacaaattttttttctacaaattttggaatattgagaaaaatgcaaataagaaacttttttcttttgatgcTCACTAATTTAGgaaaacatttatattttctttgtgaaCAGGATGAGTTTTTGGACGTGATATACTGGGGCCGGCAGGTGTTGGGAGTGGCGCTGGGTCTTGTGTGGGGCTTCATTCCTCTGAAGGGCTTCATTGGCCTGTTTCTGTGAGTTGCATGTATTACTGTATCACTTTTGTGGTGCGAGTGTTTTTATTGCCCATAGTATATATCGTGATGTCCATTgaccagaatgaaaaaaagtttattgtgatatttgtgtgtgtctgtttttagtCTTTAAAGTACATGTATGGATCCAATgaactttatttcttgtttagttatgtattgatttttctttatcttccacaGATTCTGTGTGATTAATGCTGCTCTTGTATATTTCTATGCATCAAGTTTCCAAGGTATTGATGAAGAGGAATTTGGAGGAATGTGGGAATTGACTAAAGAAGGCTTTGTAACTTCCTTTGCTGGATTTTTGGTAAGTTTTTTATTCAGAgaaatattatttatatatgtaccaCATGTGTTTGAAACCTCGGAGAGATTTATCTAAAATAAGTGACAAGGGACTATTACACCATGACAGAGGATGTTTAAGGTCTTTTACCATTAGTGGTCATGGTACCCATATATAAATTCTTATCACATCACATGATTAATATCTTTACAATCAGTATTTTTACATGATGCAAAATCAGGCTGTTTGAGGACTTATATAACTTACTATTTACGTTAACCAGACTGAAACTGTGCCTCTATCATTTATGGGCTGATGTAGACCCACATTGAATAAGACTTCCATGTATTCAGCATTGAGTTTTTTTCTAAgaatctttgtcttattttgaaACAATACATACTCCTCAGTAAATAATCACATGCCACAAAAGACATTTAATTGGCACATAGATTTTGGTTCTTCAGAGAATTATGCAGACAACATTGCTAGAAATAAAGATTCTACAGATGTGTGCAGATTTACAATACTCCAGAGAAttagtctttctttttcaataaaGAGAAAGTATTTGCCAATATGCCAAGGTAAAATTCATAACTTTCCAGACtgtttgaataaaaaaatctaagtTCACCTTGTATTCTAATTACTATCATTCTTtttgaaatacagaaaaaaattaaaattttcAGTTGATTTCTCCAAAACCCTTGTGAAAGTAAAATTTTAATGTCTAAACTAAATATATTAAGAAGATTAGCATGGTTTGTTTCTTGGATGGAGGAACAGTTTCTAATCTGTGTTTTAACATTACCAGCTTAACACCTTAACCCATTAGTGCCCACTCATAGATCccacttgaattttttttttatgaaatttgGCACATAAGAATAATttatacaaataaagaaaattttttttagaAATTGCATTCggaaattaggaaaatatgCACATCCTAAATTTAAAGTACTTGTGAGCACTACCCTCAGAAAAAACCtgtgaaatacaaagaaaatcctAAAAGAAGATGCTGGAAATTTGTATATATTATGAAATTTACTGAACCTCAATAACTGTTTGGGAATAAATGGGTGCCCTTAGCAAAATCACGAgataattttaaaaattttgttactgaaatatttttacagtttatatttaaCTTCATTAATCTGACAAACgagtattattttcatttctgcacATGACCGAATAGAGTTCAAGAGAGTTATGTTTCCATTGTCCTTTATGCCCATCACCTTTCCCACCTTGCAATAAAAACATCAGACCAGGACAAAACAGACATTCATAAAACTAGTTATGCAGCGCTCAGTGCCATTTTCAGTTACGAGTTTTGATGGCATAGCATATAACCATATTATCTAGGAGGTCTACATTGCCCATGTGGGTGTTGTAAACCTTTCTGGTGTTTGGCTGGTCCACTTctgcctttttcctttcctttgatgAATACTTGAACAGAAAAAAGAGTACAGGCAActcctgcttaacgaaggttcacacaacaaaattttgctacaacgaaggtttcattttactaccatctgctcatttaacgaacaccaaactcgctttaacgaagttttgtccaggtaattttttccaagtttgaaagccctgctgtatcacacaagccgacaggcttttgaatacaccagcgcctcttatggacaacacgtgcaccactcactccctatgttcaaaacaataacagtgtcagcagcagctcgtgtTCCCTCGCttaacttaccaccaaaatgccctgcatggtcacctagcattgctaagaagaccaggaagtctcttactctcaaagtgaagctggatattattcatagatacgagaggcgagaaaaataatagcattgctctccatcatcttgactccatctactgtctctactattttcaagtcagcagactctattgagaaggctggtgagaccgtatcttccttgcaagctaaaagaaccacctgaattcgtgactctacaatggataaaatggaaagccttgtggaaatgtggtacataagttttgtatgtgatacaatgatgcgccctttgtttacattccacaggttgccggttagtgtctttcctgtttcactctccctcccttcataaatttaagatcatcaacattgtaaagttacgtacatacatacattagtgtacattataatgacttaaattaaactgcctaaatgtttaacttaataatttttactttcattaaacctttcactgtactatgatgcactcttgcattgtttactctcaatggaagttcaagtcaggggttaaacttgttagaatcggttcgcttaaagtttcgcttaatgaagggctTTTAGAACGTAACCCttgttaagcggggttgcctgtatatatatatatatatatatatatatatatatatatatatatatatatatatatatatatatatatatatatatatatatatatatatatatatatatatatatatatatatatatatatatatatatatatatatatatatatatatatatatatatatatatatatatatatatatatatatatatatatatatatatatatatatatatatatatatatatatatatatatatatatatatatatatatatatatatacacacacacatatatacacacacaggcaaccgcCGCTtgacaaaggttcacacaacaaaatttcactacaacgaatgtttcatttaactaccatctgctcgtttaatgagcaccaaactcgctttaacgaaattttatccaggtaattttttccaagtttgaaagccccgttATCATGCaaactgacaggcttttgaatacaacagcgcctctcgtggacagaacgcgcaccactcactcccccagtTCAAAACagtaacagcgtcagcagcagctcgtcttccctcgctcaacttgcCACCAAAAtaccctgcaatgtcacctagcgttactgagaagaccaggaagtctcttactctcgaagtgaaactggatattattcacagacaagagagaagtgagaaagctaatagcattgcttgccaccatcttgactccatctactgtctctactattttcaagtcagaagactctattaagaaggctggtgagaccatatcttccttgcaagctaaaagaaccacttgaactcgtgactctgcaatggataaaatggaaagccttgtggaaatgtggtacataagttttgtatgcggtacaatgatgcgcctttcgtttacatttcacaggttgccagctagcgtattacccgctccattctctctccctttataaatttaatattatcaacattataaagttacatacatacattagtgtatattATAATGACTGTCTTAAAtgaaactgcttaaatgtttaacttcataatttttacttttattaaatcttttactgtactatgatgcactctcgttttgtttactctcaaaggaagttcaaatcaggggttaaacttgtagAAAATTAGCTTAATGAATGTTTTtctttaggaacataacccctttgttaagagggggttgcctgtatatatatatatatatatatatatatatatatatatatatatatatatatatatatatatatatatatatatatataactatctactcgacataaccttccagacaactatcctctcttcttcaataacactcaacttcccctctcctctacattaaacacactcggtctatccttcactaaaaatctaaactggaaatttcacatctctactcttgctaaatcagcttccaagaagttaggtgtcctatggcgtcttcgtccattttctctccctcccagctgcttgctctgtacaagggccttatccgcccgtgtatggagtatggctctcatgtctgggggatccacacacagctttactaaacaaggtggaatctaaagcttttcgtcttatcaactcttctcctctaactgactgtcttgattctttaagtcaccgccgcaatgttgcatctttatctgtcttctaccgctgttttcatgctgtctgctcttctgaacttgctaactgcatgccttcctccCTGCtgccctcgctgcacaagacactctacttcttctcatccctattctgtccatcttcctaatgcaagagttaaccagtatcttcactccttcattccctacactggtaaactctggaactctctacctgtgtctgtatttccacctgcctatgacttaaactctttcaaaagaggagtgtcaagacacctcttacgttaactggaccctccttttagattttttttgttttttctctttctactttcttcttaacagggcctggcaaccagcggattttttttttccaacactttgtttgcccttggccagtgcccttgtaatgtaaaaaaaaaaaaaaatatatatatatatatatatatatatatatatatatatatatatatatatatatatatatatatatatatatatatatatatatatatatattttttttttttacgtcccctattatattagggataggacggtgcctcctgacagaggagtcaggaggacttcagttttggcatttgggaaccgttcAGTGGATGCCCTTctaacctcggaccgtggccaggattcaacccggcgcttgagaaccctggggcTCATATGCTgtcccactgcaccactgccccttatatatatatatatatatatatatatatatataaagagagaatgagagaggaagaaagtgggagaattatatatttacctagttgtatattacagggttggaGCGGAGCTCATAGTCacctgtttgtgtatttacctatttgtatttacctatttgtgtattacagtgcccgagctaagctctctatgtcctgtctccttgtctactcctgtcatatctctctttcatctgattgacacacaccgcatcaacgacatcactgctcagtttattccacttatcaatactacgatgcgggaaactgtactttttcacgtcatttagacagatgtcttttattagtttttttccatgtcctcggagatgattacttgtggtcacctttatcaattctctgtccaatatgtcaatcttgttcaccaatttatacatagttatcatgtcacccttgttcttctctcttctaatgtggtcagccccagcttcctcagtctttcctcatagtctaactcctgagtcctggtaccatccttgttgccagcctctgtaccctttccaccttcttcacatttttcttcatgtgtggtgaccagacaagctgcatattctaactggggtcttattaaagtgcatagtatcttcttcatcattccttcatctaggtagtggaatgcaagaccaatattttgaagcatgttatatgttttccaaatatcttgttaatgtgtttctccggtgacaaagtgttttgcatggttactcctaagtctttctcctcattggtctcttcaattttctcatcacccagcctgtaatccctgtttggtctgtatctacttcttcccattttcataacatggctcttgtttatattaaattccatctgccactctttactccactcatatattttatcaagatcttcctgtaacttgttacaatcttccacattctttactctcctcataattttagtatcgtccaaaacataatcatgtaactgtcaattcctactggcatatcattaacataaataaaaaacatgatgggaccaagcactgacccttgtggaactccactggttaccttcttccactcggacttctttcctttcaccactgttcgcatttctcttcccactaagtaattttccatccattttgctagtttatcacttactcctccaatcttctttagtttccacatcaatctattgtgtggcactttatcaaaggcctttctcaagtccaggtaaatagcatccacccatccctctctatgttgtagtatgtcagtcactcttgaataaaaacataataaattggatatacacgatcttccttttctgaaaccaaactgcctttcactcagaatgttttcactttctagatactcactccacttagctttaattacttcttcacataccttgcacaatatactagtcaacgatactggtctgtaatttaacggttccattctactaccattcttatatataggcacaatgtcagctcttttccactctttcaggactattcctgttcgtatggaggtttccacaatatcaaatatggggttcaacaactgatccttacattctttagcaacctcccagatatgccatcaggccccattgatttattaatatccaagtt
This DNA window, taken from Portunus trituberculatus isolate SZX2019 chromosome 15, ASM1759143v1, whole genome shotgun sequence, encodes the following:
- the LOC123504009 gene encoding respirasome Complex Assembly Factor 1-like isoform X2; amino-acid sequence: MFGRLTGEESRGAQAVAGKMSKTKSTSERNGINKEQCLGSVINRAFTCNSQWPDKDEFLDVIYWGRQVLGVALGLVWGFIPLKGFIGLFLFCVINAALVYFYASSFQGIDEEEFGGMWELTKEGFVTSFAGFLVMWIILYSGLHYD